A window from Peromyscus eremicus chromosome 5, PerEre_H2_v1, whole genome shotgun sequence encodes these proteins:
- the S1pr3 gene encoding sphingosine 1-phosphate receptor 3, giving the protein MATHAQDHQPIFGNDTLRKHYDYVGKLAGRQDPPDGGTLVTTVLFLVTCSFIVLENLMVLIAIWKNNKFHNRMYFFIGNLALCDLLAGIAYKVNILMSGRKTFSLSPTVWFLREGSMFVALGASTCSLLAIAIERHLTMIKMRPYDANKKHRVFLLIGMCWLIAFSLGALPILGWNCLENFPDCSTILPLYSKKYIAFLISIFTAILVTIVILYARIYFLVKSSSRRVANHNSERSMALLRTVVIVVSVFIACWSPIFILFLIDVACRVKECSILFKSQWFIMLAVLNSAMNPVIYTLASKEMRRAFFRLVCGCLVRGNGTQASPMQPALDPSRSKSSSSNNSSHSPKVKEDVPHVATSSCITDRNRPLQNGVLCK; this is encoded by the coding sequence ATGGCTACGCATgcgcaggaccaccagcccatctTCGGGAATGATACTCTCCGGAAACATTACGATTACGTAGGGAAGCTAGCAGGCAGGCAGGACCCCCCTGACGGTGGAACCCTCGTCACCACCGTCCTCTTCTTGGTCACCTGTAGCTTCATCGTCTTGGAGAACCTGATGGTTTTGATTGCCATCTGGAAAAACAATAAATTTCACAACCGCATGTACTTTTTCATCGGCAACTTGGCTCTCTGCGACCTGCTGGCCGGCATAGCCTACAAGGTCAACATTCTGATGTCGGGCAGGAAGACGTTCAGCCTGTCTCCGACAGTGTGGTTCCTCAGGGAGGGCAGTATGTTCGTGGCCCTCGGCGCGTCCACCTGCAGCTTATTGGCCATTGCCATTGAGCGGCACCTGACCATGATCAAGATGAGGCCCTATGACGCCAACAAGAAACACCGCGTGTTTCTTCTGATTGGGATGTGCTGGCTGATTGCCTTCTCGCTGGGCGCCCTGCCCATCCTGGGCTGGAACTGCCTGGAGAACTTTCCTGATTGCTCTACCATCTTGCCCCTCTACTCCAAGAAGTACATCGCCTTCCTCATCAGCATCTTCACAGCCATTCTAGTGACCATCGTCATCCTGTACGCGCGCATCTACTTCCTGGTTAAGTCCAGCAGCCGAAGGGTGGCCAACCATAACTCCGAGAGATCCATGGCCCTGCTGCGGACCGTGGTGATAGTGGTGAGCGTGTTCATAGCCTGTTGGTCCCCCATTTTCATCCTCTTCCTCATTGATGTGGCCTGCAGGGTGAAGGAGTGTTCCATCCTGTTCAAGAGCCAGTGGTTCATCATGCTGGCTGTCCTCAACTCCGCCATGAACCCTGTCATCTACACTCTGGCCAGCAAAGAGATGCGGCGTGCCTTCTTCCGACTGGTGTGTGGCTGTCTAGTCAGGGGCAACGGGACCCAGGCCTCACCCATGCAGCCTGCGCTTGACCCAAGCAGAAGTAAATCAAGCTCCAGTAACAACAGCAGCCATTCCCCAAAGGTCAAGGAAGATGTGCCCCATGTGGCCACCTCTTCCTGCATCACTGACAGAAACAGACCACTTCAAaatggggtcctctgcaagtga